The following proteins are encoded in a genomic region of Anaerobaca lacustris:
- a CDS encoding PH domain-containing protein yields MPRSGESTHVVQRLQRRTKSCPFCAEEIRYEAIKCRFCGEFLHGDRTATRTRYGPSDFHADPEGEESDRNSVDEPADDDVLWCGRPSLFALTGAAVKTAIFVALCWAVVKVRVTQVAVYVDAYLPKLNIPSERLTQIEAWIDLGAMALIAVALLALLWKMIVLKSIYYEVTPDRIEWSRGIFDRHVDNIDMFRVVDLKLRRPLWECLLGIGTVRLTTTDESDPHFDFVKVHGCRDLYDIVKKAGLEADRAHNVVHVE; encoded by the coding sequence ATGCCAAGATCAGGCGAATCGACGCATGTGGTTCAGCGGCTCCAGCGCCGAACGAAGTCCTGTCCCTTCTGCGCCGAGGAGATCCGCTACGAGGCGATCAAGTGCCGCTTCTGCGGCGAGTTCCTTCACGGGGACCGCACCGCGACCCGGACCAGGTACGGCCCGTCCGACTTCCACGCCGACCCGGAGGGGGAAGAATCAGACCGGAATTCCGTGGATGAGCCAGCCGACGACGACGTGCTCTGGTGCGGCCGGCCGAGCCTGTTCGCCCTGACGGGCGCTGCCGTCAAGACGGCCATCTTCGTCGCGCTATGCTGGGCGGTCGTCAAGGTCCGCGTGACCCAGGTCGCTGTGTACGTGGACGCTTACCTTCCGAAGCTGAACATCCCCTCCGAGCGGCTGACCCAGATCGAGGCGTGGATCGATCTCGGCGCGATGGCGCTGATCGCGGTGGCCCTGCTGGCCTTGCTCTGGAAGATGATCGTCCTGAAGAGCATCTACTACGAGGTCACGCCGGACCGCATCGAATGGTCGCGGGGCATCTTCGACCGCCACGTGGACAACATCGACATGTTTCGCGTGGTCGATCTGAAACTGCGACGGCCCCTGTGGGAGTGCCTGCTCGGCATTGGCACCGTCCGTCTCACTACGACCGACGAGTCCGATCCCCACTTCGACTTCGTCAAGGTCCACGGCTGCCGCGACCTGTACGACATCGTCAAGAAGGCCGGACTCGAAGCCGACCGTGCCCACAACGTCGTCCACGTCGAATAG